The genome window TCAGGCCGAACGGGCCCGTATTCCCTTTGCCAACGTCGGACTGCAGAAGATCCCCGAAGGGATGACGGACGAGGAAGCCATTCTGATTTCCGATGCCTTTCCTACGGGCTATTTTGGGGCAAAACTGGCTGAAATCAAAGCCGGTGATACCGTTGCCGTCTTCGGATGCGGGGTCGTTGGCCAAATGGCCATTGCCAGTGCCAAACTCCTGGGAGCCGGCCGTATTCTGGCTGTGGACCATATTCCTTCCCGGCTCCAGATGGCCAGGGATCAGGGGGCTGAGATCATTGACTTCAATGCCGAGGATCCGGTTGAAACAATCCTGAATCTCACCGGCGGCATCGGCGTTGACCGGATAATCGATGCAGTCGGGGTCGATGCCCAGCGTCCGCAGCGGGGCCCGGCAGCAGCGAAGGCCGACCAAAAGTCCGAGCAGTTCCGGTGGGAGATCCGGCAGGTCGCTCCCCATGCCAATCCGCGCGGCGAGCTCTGGAAGCCGGGAGATGCACCCTCGCAGGCACTTGAGTGGGAAGTGGAAGCCCTGGACAAGGCGGGAACACTCTCTGTTATCGGGGTTTATCCAGAGACGGTCTGCTTCTTCCCCTTCGGTGTCTCGATGAATAAAAACATCACCGTGAACATGGGAAA of bacterium contains these proteins:
- a CDS encoding zinc-dependent alcohol dehydrogenase codes for the protein MQAVVFHSIGDIRLEDVPEPMIQKPTDAIVRLTATSICGTDLHMIRGTMGVMEPGTIMGHEGVGIVEDIGSDVRNLSIGDRVVIPSTIACGYCAYCRAGYYAQCDNANPNGKRAGTAFFGGPKMSGPFHGLQAERARIPFANVGLQKIPEGMTDEEAILISDAFPTGYFGAKLAEIKAGDTVAVFGCGVVGQMAIASAKLLGAGRILAVDHIPSRLQMARDQGAEIIDFNAEDPVETILNLTGGIGVDRIIDAVGVDAQRPQRGPAAAKADQKSEQFRWEIRQVAPHANPRGELWKPGDAPSQALEWEVEALDKAGTLSVIGVYPETVCFFPFGVSMNKNITVNMGNCNHRKYIPMLIDIVESGIIDLPELPTQVEPFSKIIDAYRAFDLREPGWIKVELVFGR